In Planctomycetota bacterium, one genomic interval encodes:
- a CDS encoding lactate dehydrogenase, protein MKVGIIGGGGIVGSSAGFALQLGGIVHEIVLVDANADLADGQALDMLHGTPAIADQVIRAGGYDSLADADVICITAGLRRKPDESRLALINRNVVLFRSILAQVKSGGMKADATVLVVSNPVDILTYLAEQELGLPRGRVIGLGTLLDTLRFRALLAHNLAAPATQVQAIILGEHGDTMVPVWSSAAIAGLALEKWPGYSPKLAADVFERTKTSGAEMIKKKTGAGFAVGVSIAEVIHAIALDRKCVLPVSTVLRGGPGTYGIRDVALSVPTLVGRGGAEKTLEIELWPKELQGLKRSAAALADTLGKVLSGATG, encoded by the coding sequence ATGAAGGTCGGAATCATCGGCGGCGGCGGGATCGTGGGGTCCTCGGCCGGCTTCGCCCTCCAGCTCGGTGGCATCGTCCACGAGATCGTCCTCGTCGATGCCAATGCCGACCTGGCGGACGGCCAGGCGCTCGACATGCTCCACGGCACGCCGGCGATCGCCGACCAGGTGATCCGCGCCGGCGGCTACGACTCGCTCGCCGACGCCGACGTCATCTGCATCACGGCCGGCCTCCGCCGCAAGCCCGACGAGAGCCGGCTGGCGCTGATCAACCGCAACGTCGTCCTGTTCCGCTCGATCCTCGCGCAGGTGAAGTCGGGGGGCATGAAGGCCGACGCCACGGTCCTCGTCGTCAGCAACCCCGTCGACATCCTCACCTACCTGGCCGAGCAGGAGCTCGGTCTGCCGCGCGGCCGGGTGATCGGCCTCGGCACGCTCCTCGACACGCTCCGCTTCCGGGCGCTATTGGCGCACAACCTTGCCGCTCCGGCCACGCAGGTCCAGGCGATCATCCTCGGCGAGCACGGCGACACGATGGTGCCGGTGTGGAGCAGCGCCGCGATCGCGGGACTGGCACTGGAGAAATGGCCCGGCTATTCCCCGAAGCTCGCCGCCGACGTCTTCGAGCGCACGAAGACCAGCGGCGCCGAGATGATCAAGAAGAAGACCGGCGCCGGGTTCGCCGTCGGTGTCTCGATCGCCGAGGTGATCCACGCCATCGCACTGGACCGGAAGTGCGTGCTGCCGGTGTCGACCGTCCTCCGCGGCGGCCCGGGCACCTACGGGATCCGCGACGTCGCCCTTTCGGTGCCGACGCTCGTCGGCCGCGGCGGCGCGGAGAAGACGCTCGAGATCGAGCTGTGGCCGAAGGAGCTCCAGGGGCTCAAGCGCAGCGCCGCGGCCTTGGCAGACACGCTCGGCAAGGTCCTGTCGGGCGCGACCGGC
- a CDS encoding class II aldolase/adducin family protein: MAVTTSSKSLAQLKEEICDIGRRIYAKGFAAGNDGNISFRLGPDEVLCTPTMISKGFMKPSDLCIVDMEGNQLAGNRKRSSEILLHLTIMKERADVNSVVHCHPPHATAFAVAREPIPQCVLPEVEVFLGDIPITKYETPGGQKFADTVKPFVKKSNVVILANHGTVSFGETIEKAYWWTEILDAYCRILMLAKDLGRVTFLSKQETKELLDLKQKWGYTDARLEKGMENCDICANDVFRASWGDTGVTRSAFPAPGAAGVSAASSAASGHSPTTSPLPAATASAKPSSPTPAVDYDAIVKAVTEQVCRELGISAA; this comes from the coding sequence ATGGCCGTCACGACCAGCAGCAAGTCGCTCGCCCAGCTCAAGGAGGAGATCTGCGACATCGGCCGGCGGATCTACGCCAAGGGCTTCGCCGCCGGCAACGACGGCAACATCTCGTTCCGCCTCGGTCCCGACGAGGTCCTGTGCACGCCGACGATGATCTCGAAGGGGTTCATGAAGCCCTCCGACCTGTGCATCGTCGACATGGAGGGCAACCAGCTCGCCGGCAATCGCAAGCGCTCGAGCGAAATCCTCCTCCACCTCACGATCATGAAGGAGCGCGCCGACGTCAACAGCGTCGTCCACTGCCATCCGCCGCACGCCACCGCCTTCGCCGTCGCCCGCGAGCCGATCCCGCAGTGCGTCCTCCCCGAGGTCGAGGTGTTTCTCGGCGACATCCCGATCACGAAATACGAGACCCCCGGCGGGCAGAAGTTCGCCGACACGGTCAAGCCGTTCGTGAAGAAGAGCAACGTCGTGATCCTCGCCAACCACGGCACGGTGAGCTTCGGCGAGACGATCGAGAAGGCCTACTGGTGGACCGAGATCCTCGACGCCTACTGCCGGATCCTGATGCTCGCCAAGGACCTCGGCCGCGTCACGTTCCTCTCCAAGCAGGAGACGAAGGAGCTGCTCGACCTCAAGCAGAAGTGGGGCTACACCGACGCGCGCCTCGAGAAGGGGATGGAAAACTGCGACATCTGTGCCAACGACGTGTTCCGTGCCAGTTGGGGCGACACGGGCGTGACACGGTCGGCGTTCCCGGCGCCGGGGGCGGCTGGAGTATCGGCAGCCTCCTCGGCTGCTTCCGGTCACTCCCCGACCACCAGTCCGCTTCCAGCCGCAACCGCGTCTGCGAAGCCCTCGTCCCCGACGCCTGCCGTCGATTACGACGCGATCGTCAAGGCGGTCACCGAGCAGGTCTGCCGCGAGCTGGGCATCAGCGCCGCCTGA
- a CDS encoding carbon dioxide concentrating mechanism protein CcmL — protein sequence MRLGLSIGTVTLVEPHATVRGGVFRVVVPLATADLARGDGPAEALVAWDDLGAGDGQIVAFSEGGEAAQPFRPLDKPIDAYVAALIDRLHLAPDHA from the coding sequence ATGCGCCTCGGTCTCTCGATCGGCACCGTGACCCTCGTCGAACCCCACGCCACCGTGCGCGGCGGCGTGTTTCGCGTCGTCGTGCCGCTGGCGACCGCGGATCTGGCACGCGGTGACGGCCCGGCCGAGGCGCTTGTCGCCTGGGACGACCTCGGTGCCGGCGACGGCCAGATCGTCGCCTTCAGCGAAGGGGGAGAGGCGGCGCAGCCCTTCCGCCCGCTCGACAAGCCGATCGATGCCTATGTCGCCGCCCTGATCGACCGGCTCCACCTCGCCCCGGACCACGCCTGA